A stretch of Treponema vincentii F0403 DNA encodes these proteins:
- a CDS encoding pyrimidine dimer DNA glycosylase/endonuclease V — protein MPYLLYCYHQLIMAEMNRRGYRVSPEWLDKDYRGKRCPAYNNLAVIEVPDPIYTEHDDCYYRECLKNLETKGIHLD, from the coding sequence TTATTGTTATCACCAACTCATTATGGCAGAGATGAATCGGCGAGGCTACAGGGTTAGTCCTGAGTGGTTGGACAAAGACTATCGCGGCAAAAGATGTCCGGCATATAACAATTTAGCCGTCATCGAAGTACCCGACCCCATATATACTGAACATGATGATTGCTACTATCGTGAGTGTCTCAAGAATTTGGAAACCAAGGGAATTCATTTGGATTAA